Below is a genomic region from Ailuropoda melanoleuca isolate Jingjing chromosome 8, ASM200744v2, whole genome shotgun sequence.
acactgttaagaaaatgaaaagataagccagggactgggagaaaatatttgcaaaacatgtatctgataaaggacttgaatccagattatacaaagaaatcttaaaactcaataataaataaacaaataacccaattaaaaagtagGCAAAAGACCTGCACAGACACCTCCACAAGACAGGCAgttagcaaataagcatataaaaatacttagcatcatatgtcattagggaattgccagtgagataccactacacacactTGTTTGAATGACTAAAATCCAAGGCATTCTGGCGTGGAGCGGAACGGTGGCGGACGCAGCTAGCGGGTTGGGCGCCGAGAGGGGGTGCAGCTCCTTTTCCCCCCATACCCCTCCCACTCAGGCGCGAGCCCCACCCCTCCGCCAGCCAGGCCGACCCGGCCAAAGTATCCCCTGCGGCGCTAGCCCGGGGCGGCCCCGGGCGCCCCCCAGCAGACCTCCCATCATGGGCAGCCAGAGCTCCAAGGCTCCCCGGGGCGACGTGACCGCCGAGGAGGCAGCAGGCGCTTCCCCTGCTAAGGCCAACGGACAGGAGAATGGCCACGTGAAAAGCAATGGAGACTTATCCCCCAAGGGTGAAGGGGAGTCGCCCCCCCCGTGAACGGAACAGAGGAGGCAGCCGGGGCCACTGGCGATGCCATCGAGCCAGCACCCCCTAGCCAGGGCGCTGAGGTCAAGGGGGATGCCCCTGCCAAGGAGACccccaagaagaagaagaaattctctTTCAAGAAGCCTTTCAAATTGAGTGGTCTGTCCTTCAAGAGAAATcggaaggagggtgggggtgatTCGTCTGCCTCCTCAGCCACAGAggaagagcaagagcagggggagatcGGTGCCTGCGGCGAGGAAGGCACAGCCCAGGAAGGGAAGNcacccattttgcccatcccccaacgCACATCCTCTCTAGGAACCagcggtttgttctctgtatttataggtttgattctttttatttctttattcatttgtgttttagGTTCcacatttaaatggaatcatatagtgtttcttccacatttaaatggaatcatatgtcTCTGTCTtaatttcacttagtgtaataccctctaggtccatccatgttgccacagatggcaaaaaaacaaaacaaaacaaaaactcatcctttcttatggctgcataatattccattgtgtatattataccacatcttcattcatctattgatggacacttaggctgcttctataccttggctattttaaataatgctgccgTAAAAAtagggtgcacatatcttttcaagttagtatttatgttttctttgggtaaataccccgtNgtttggataaatacccagtggtggaattattggatcatatggtatttctatgtttaattttttgaggaactgccacactTTTCTGCAGCGGCTGTaccatttacattcctaccaacagtgcacaagggtttctttttcactacatccttgccaacagttgtcATTTCTcgtcttttttatttcagccattctgacatgtaGAAGGTcatatctcatagtggttttgatttgcattttccagatgatTACGGATGCTGAGCATCCTTTCCTACGTTCAtgggctatctgtatgtcttctttgggaaaatgtctgtttaggtaGCATGACctctttaatttgctttaaagGTTCTGGTGGCACTTTGCACCCAGAGGATTTTCAGTTAAGTTACTGATTTACAGATTGACTGTTTCTGTTGATTTGATTTTTAGTTCTTCTATAATTTATTCTCTTGCTGTTTAGAAGTTCTTTGTCACAATTCCCCTGATactcagtaaatgaaataatctatatAAAGTTTTTGAGTATTGCCTTTGCCATGTATTAGTTGTACTTATCCTTAGATAAGTCATCAAACTAACAAGCTTTGGTAAGTTTCCTCTTCCAGTTAAAAA
It encodes:
- the LOC117803521 gene encoding LOW QUALITY PROTEIN: MARCKS-related protein-like (The sequence of the model RefSeq protein was modified relative to this genomic sequence to represent the inferred CDS: deleted 2 bases in 1 codon), translated to MGSQSSKAPRGDVTAEEAAGASPAKANGQENGHVKSNGDLSPKGEGESPPVNGTEEAAGATGDAIEPAPPSQGAEVKGDAPAKETPKKKKKFSFKKPFKLSGLSFKRNRKEGGGDSSASSATEEEQEQGEIGACGEEGTAQEGKXPILPIPQRTSSLGTSALMKNNGQTSLCKFTVYNVMV